The Cervus canadensis isolate Bull #8, Minnesota chromosome 24, ASM1932006v1, whole genome shotgun sequence nucleotide sequence acccagtccagtattcttgcctgggaaatcctatggatagaggagcctgacaggctgcaatCCACggtgtcgcaaaagagtcagacacgactgagctggcATGATTATTTTTGCCAGGGCAGGAGGAAGTAACCCAGGAAAGTACTTAGCATGTGTTTACTGATTAATAGAGCTCAGTGAACAATAAGTTACTCTTCCCCAAAGAGGAAGGGATACTCCAGATTCTGTTCTCACTGTCCTTGGGGCACATCCTATGCCAGCTTCAGAGAAACTCTCTCAACAAGGCCCACGATATCCTGTATATCCTGCCTTCTCCCTCTGTACCCACTGGGCAGCTACAGGACACAGTTGTCTCGGTTACTTTCTTGCCAGAGCACGGTGACCAGCCCTCAGCTCCCAAATGCCCTCTTCCACTCTAACACTGGCATACGTACTCCACGCTGAAAGCCATTCTGTTGAGGGCAGTTCACAATGAAACTCAAAAGCCTTTTCAGATTCACTTTTCTTGAagaaacattcaaaatactattttcagaaacagaaaaaaagataactGATCCTTTAAGGCATTTTtggaaataaacattattttagacTCATGTGAACCTGCTATCTGAAAAGTAATGGTGCATGTAACTTCTCGAATGATGgctttttatgttgttgtttttttgtctcTGTTCCATTTATaactgctctgatctttatgatttctttccttctactaagtttgggttttgtttgttcttctttctctaaaaaatagtacaaatgaacttatttataagacagaaatagagtcacagatgtagaaaacagattGATGATTACCAGGTGGAAATGGTGGAGTGTGGGGGGGCGGGCTGGGGAGATTGGGAGTAACCTTTACACGCTGTGCTGTGTTGtacatagtcactcagtcatgtctgactctttgcgaccccgtgagctgtagccagccaggctcctctgtccttgggattctccagggaagaatactggaggaggtttccatgccctccttcagaggatcttcccaacccagggatagaacctaggtctcccgcattgcaggtgggttctttactatctgagtcaccacggaggcccaaggatgctggagtgggtggcctctcccttctccaggggagcgtcccaactcaggaattgaaccaggctctcctgcattgcaggcagattctttaccagctgagccacccaggaagccccatatacacactactgtatattaaatagataacaagaccctactgtatagcaatGGTAACTGTATTCAATACTTTGTAatggcctaaatgggaaaaaaatctaaaaaagactgGTTATctatataattgattcacttttctgtatacctaaaactaacacaacaatgtaaatcaattgtactccaataaaaCAAGTACTCAGAATTgcaaaaaatggaataaaagtaGATGatcaaaagtgaaaaaataaataagtagtatttttacttaaataaaataaataagtagtatcattttctcttcaccaggttatgaaaatataaatgtctCAACCAGtatcttggaaaataaaaagccaaaggAAGCCACTAAAGAGGAGTGGAATTACAGCAAGGAAAAGTTACTTAATCCATTGGAAGACAAGTATGTTAGCAAATATCATACACCACTGGTTAAAACAGAAGGATCTCTGGGAAAAGTGGCAGAATATACAAGTCTGCAGAGTCTAGATCCTTCAGCCAAGATATCAAAGTGGAAAGGTGAAGCCGTGGAGAATGAGAGGTCAACAACAAATGATTATTACTCAGAAAAGTATAAAAGTCAAGAGGAAAAATCACAGGCACTATGTATTCCAGGCAATGCTTATTTCTCAAGGATGATTAAGAGGGATGGACCTTCTGCATGTGGGACTTTCTCTGAGCATGACAGCAATTTAGACCCAGGAGACCGTGAAGACCGCACAAGCTCTCTTCTTCCCTTACAAGATGGAGAAGCCACAACAGGCAAGTATGCCACGAATTTGGCGGAATCTGTGCTGCAAGATGCATTTATTCGACTGTCCAAGTCTcagcctgccctcccccaggaatCTGCAGTCAGTGTTTCTGTAGGAAGTGCTCTGCTCCCCAGTAGCTCTTCCACAAATGATATCGTGGTACCTCAGTCTTGGAACGAGCTCCCCAAAATCATCATTGTCCAGAGTCCAGAAGGCAGTGATGCTGGCCCTGAGACAGGCATTTCCTCGTGGCCCGAGACAGAAGTCTCCAGTGAAACTTCAGGCGTCCCCTCTGGAGAGAACTCCAGCAGACACCCCCAGAGTGCTCTAGAAGTAGCGTTAGCTTGTGCAGCCACTGTTATTGGAACCATTTCCAGTCCACAAGCCACAGAAAGATTCAAAATGGAGCAAGAACCCCTGGTTTCACACCATCCACTGGGAGGCGATGAGCCAGTGCAAACTCAGGCCTCTCAAGTACTCAAGGATCCCTCCATCAGTGAATACTCGTTTCCATCTGCTTTATGCGGCATGACTCAGGTGGCCAGTGCCGTTGCTGTCTGTGGCCTTGGGGAAACAGGAGAGGCGAAGTGCCCGGTGGCTTCCGGTGGCTTCCTGTCTGCAGTTGAGGCCCCTGCAGCCATCCCCCAACTTTGTGGTTTAGTGACAGAGAAGACCATGGAGCTGGGGAATGAAGCCATTGCAGAGACCTTGCTCAAGGAGGTTGCCTTGGTCTTAACGAGACCTAATGCCTACAGCAGCATCGGAGATCTCATGGAGTCAGTGAACAGGAGGATTGTAGATGTTGTTTCAAAGCCTCAGACCTTGTGCTCAGAAAATGCCCTTGGGAATGAGCTGGCACAGACCCTGTCCAATGTTATCCTGAAGCATTCCATTGATGAAAttcaccagaaaaataaaataacaaacccCAATGATGACAGGGACTCTTCTGAAACCCTGGACTCCTTGATGGAAAGTGTAAATCGGCTGCTCTTCAATGTGACACGCTTCACGTTCAAGAAGATGAGCCACCTTGTACAGCTTGGGGGATGTTCCCCTGTCCTTTCTAAGGAGACCATCAGATGGAGGGAAACCGAACCAGACTTCCAGCCAACTGATCAAGCCATTTGTCCAGCATGGACAAAAGCTGCTGAATACTCCAGTTGCCATCCACTTAGCAACCTGCATATCAGCAGTCCTGTTATCAATGGTCTCATAGATGCTGGACATCTGAAGCAAGATAGCAAGGGTCCAGAGCAGTCAGGTCTTTCCCAGATCCCCACACTGCAATCTGAATTATCCTGCAGTACCAGCATGTCTGCTAAAACACCCCCCAAGGAGATATATTTGAAAGGATCAGTGGTGGAGGATACGAAAAACCCTCCTCCACCACCCAGTGACAATGAGAATGAATGCAGAGGGCctccagaggaagaaatggcaccaACAGTTGGCGAGTACAGCTCCAGTTCCCAGGACACTGAGGACAGCATCACTGCAGATGCTCAAGAAAAGTACAATGGTGCCTTGCCTCTGAACAATGAAGTTCAAGTTCGCCCGTCTTTGTTGGGGGATGATTTGCTGCTTCCTGCTCAATCCACGCTACCAGAAAAAGACCCAGACATATACTGCATTGCAGACTTCGCAGAAGAATTAGCAGAGACGATCGTCTCCATGGCAACGGAAATCGCAGCGATTTGCCTTGACAACTCCAATGGAAAACAACCCTGGTTCTGTGCATGGAAAAGAGGGAATGAGTTTCTGGTTACCCCCAACATCTCCTGCCGATccttgaagaggaagaaagagagccAGGCCAGCGGGGCCACTGTGAGGAAACACAAGCCCCCGCGACTCAGCGAGATCAAGAGGAAAACCGATGAGCACCCAGAGCTGAAAGAGAAGCTGATGAACAGAGTGGTGGACGAGTCCATGAACCTCGAGGACATCCCAGACTCTGTCAGTATTTTTGCAAACGAAGTGGCAGCCAAGATCATGAACCTCACAGAGTTCTCCTTGGTGGACGGTGTGTGGCAAGCCCAGGGCTACCCCCGGAGTCGGTTACTGGGTGGGGACAGGTGGAACCGCCTGAAGGCCTCCAGCTGCGAGAGCATTCCAGAGGAGGACTCTAACACCCGGGCCTATGTGAACAGCCTGGGTTTAATGAGTACCCTGAGTCAGCCAGTTAGCCGGGCCAGCTCCGTCTCCAAGCAGTCAAGCTGCGAGAGCATCACGGATGAGTTTTCCAGGTTCATGGTGAACCAGATGGAAAATGAAGGAAGAGGCTTCGAGTTACTGCTAGATTACTACGCAGGCAAGAACGCCAGTAGCATCCTGAATTCAGCTGTGCAACAGGCCTGCCGGAAAAATGACCACCTGAGTGTGAAGCCAGGCTGTCCCTCGAAACAATCCAGCACCGAGAGCATCACCGAGGAGTTCTACAGGTACATGCTGAGGGACATCGAACGGGAGGGCAAAGACGGCGCCTCCTCCAGGCGAGGCAGCCAGGACTGGACCACTGGCTTGCTCTCACCTTCTCTGCGAGCCCCCTTGTACTACAGACAGTCGTCCGTGCCCGACGGCAGATCCCCTGGCGCCGGGCTCACGGTGAACGTGCCCATCAAAGCCAACTCCTTAGACGGCTTTTCTCATCACAGCCAGCAAGACTTCCTCAGCGTCCAGCCAGTCGGCGGTGCTTCCTCCTCGGGTCTCTGCAAATCTGACTCTTGCCTGTATCGCAGAGGTGGGGCTGACCACGTCACAAACATGTTAATTCACGAGACGTGGGCAAACTCAATCGAGGCCCTCATGCGGAAGAACAAAATTATAGTGGACGATGCCGGCGCGGCTGATGCTGAACCTGCTTCAGGGGGCCCGTCCTTGCAAGTGGAAAAGTGTGCGGGCAGGTTAGCTTCGGGCAGGGTGCAAAGTGGGCCAGCGCTGCTTGTGCAGGGGTCCGTTGATTATCCGAGGAAAAACTCAATCACAGAAAGCAACCCTCCCCCATGGTCGTCCCCAAGCAAAGATGCTCCTCTTACAAGTCACAGcagtttagattttaaaaaggaaactccCTCATGCCACGATGCGGTCCCTCTAAGCCACACCCGGCGATCACTTTGCTCAAGGGACGTGCCTTTAATTCAGATCGAAACAGATCAGAGAGAAGAATGTGTGGGAGAAGCTGAACACGTTGTTTCTGAATGCAGCCCcctggaggaaaaagaagagtgtttgaaagaagaaaaggtcCCAGATGCAGGGAAGGGTGAAGACGCTGCCCTGAGTGCCTGCCAGAACCCCAGGTGAGTGAGTGATGTCTTAGACGAACTAGGGTGCATGGGACTGCAGTTACTGCACCCTAATCAGTATTTAATATAAATCTTAGAAACTTACTGGTGCAGGAACTGAATGCCTGATAGTCATTGGCTTCCCTGGTTAATATAccctttcccaggtggtgctagtggtaaagaaccctcctgccaatgcaggagacataagaaatatgggttcagtccctgggttgggacgatcccctggaggaggcatggcaacccactccagtattcatgcctggagaatcctatggacagaggagcctggtgagctacagtccatgggagtggcaaagagtcagacatgaagtgacttagcatgcatataatAGAAAGGcggaagtaaattttttttaatttctaaaaaattagATTTCTGTGTATAATGAAATGAGATATCATTCTCCCCATTAAAATTAATCTCCCATAGTAAGCTACCTTTTGAAATTAATTCATGGCAACTTCCAAGCAAAAAAGAAAGCACATCAACTTGTTCACTTGAAAAAAGCTAAATTTAAATAAGTTATAATATTGGAATCTGACATTAAATATTTTGGTGTAATTTTCCCCCAGGTTCCCTcgagtttttctttcttactctaAAGATCTTTGCAAGGACACCATGTCCCACAGTGCTGACTCTTTAGATTCATAGTATGATACAGGCTTCCATGATGGCGCCTGCCACCATGTGGTAAAAAATACCTGCCAATTCatgagacatggtttgatccctgggtggggaagattccctggagaaggaaatggcagctcactccaatttttgtgcctggaaaattccgtggacagaggagcctggtaggctactgaccatggggttgcaagagaatcagacatgacttagtgactaaacttcAACATAATCACAGTAGCATACATGCAAAAAAACACTGGAGTGTTGTTATTTCAATAGTTCTTTTTCCAGAAAATCATAATGCAGGTGACAGTGCATTTTGAATTTGAGACAAGGTAATTATTTCTCTCAGGCAGCTTAAAGAAATATCAGTTCCTTTTACAACTCCCATTTTCTGTAGCAAATTCATAGGATTCTTGAATATGAGACCAttgtagcatttaaaaatttgatctatacttaaagtttttttttaagctacagaataaacaaagacaaaaattaatcTACTGGCTTTGGGAAACTTGAGAAATAGCTTGCATTATCTTTTCAGAGATATACATCTATCATTCAGAGagcttatgatttttaaatgtttagctGCAACTAACCAGTTGAACATAGACTCCCTCAAATTTTGTCAGCTCCAGAAAATCCCTAGGACATTCACACCCCCACCAAGAATGAGAAATCCCCCAAATGGATCCATCTTCAGGTACTAAAGCTCACCATCATTATAAAGCATCTTTACAAGTTATGGGCAGTGGTGCTCCAGTTGCACTGTCTTAGCTACTTAGTGCTAAGAATTTAGCTTTCCAGTTGGATTAAATCCTAGAAGAATGCAGGGGGACAAAAGCATGAAAATGTACAAGCAAAAGAGCATGAACTTAAACCAAATGAAGTACAGGCCAAGTTGACTAAGAAGGCAAGTTCTTACATATCTATAACTCTCCAGACAATACTTGTCAAAATCTTACAGAAGTACCATACCTTACCATAGTGTTCACCACCTCCAGGAAATATGATGCATGACAAGTTATTAATTGTGATTAAAGACTTGTTTTGGATTCCAGATGTTTGACTTATGCTCTCCTTGAAAACACCAGCTGAGATTCTTAGTAAAAGATCACCTAGCTAGGGAGCATTCTTGAACCAGTAGTTCAACAAAGTTCATCGTTGTAGGCTCAAATCTAATAGTGGTGGTCACTGAAATTAGATACCATGCATTCTACAATTTTGAATTAAATGTCACAAATGCTACTCAAAATAGGTACAACCTAGGAACATTCCAAAAAGTTGGAAAATAGGCATGAATAAAGCCTCCAACTGAATTAGTTTGTGTTCCCAATAAATGACCCAAACACATATTATCTCATGATGTGGATTTCTGATTCAATTTTCcaacagtgaaagagaaaaaaaaatgtggtagaaTCATCAGCCTTAGAAATTTGAGAGCTAAATCTTTTCTCAAAGCATCCAGACTaagcatttaatatatttttctttgtggtgCAATATAAAGAATTATaggaacttcccttgtggtccaggggttagacTACAGGCTaagtgctttcaatgcagggggcatgatagcccaccaggcgaatctgtccctaggattttccagcaaaaatgctggaatgggttgccatttccttctccagtggatcttcccaactcagggatcaaaccatgtctccttcactggcagacaagttcttcagcactcaggcaCCAGGAGAGACCTTACTCACCTGCTGTTATTCagtcagtcgtgtcagactctttgcaaccccatggactgtagcacttcaggtttccctgtccttccccggctcctggagcttgcacaaactcatgtccattgagttgatgatgcagtcaaaccatctcattctctgtcatcctcttctccttctgccttca carries:
- the LOC122426679 gene encoding A-kinase anchor protein SPHKAP isoform X3, whose protein sequence is MNNFRAQTALPQGETRERDCEAGREKFCRSHLSRAPAEAGKARKAPLATETRAALEEGRSWVDRLELWPSALASSEGTTGRRLFDGRGVQRFPAREERGSDRPAPRWSLPARLAARARPSRRSGNRVLAPQTSRPSSALSVLPLSTRPQTMDGSSPLSAPSSLESPLMYEVPETQQGSASASLESSLGGSITACKKILRSNSLLESTDYWLQNQRTPCQIGFVEDKSENCASVCFVNLDVNKDAYSTEQLQQLVSVSPDLPKLISSMNVQQPKENEIVLLSGLTSGNLQADFEVSQCPWMSDVCLVQCARGNRPNSTNCIIFEINKFLIGLELVQERQLHLETNVLKVEDDTNCSLSSIEEDFLTASEHLEEESEVEEYRNGYENINVSTSILENKKPKEATKEEWNYSKEKLLNPLEDKYVSKYHTPLVKTEGSLGKVAEYTSLQSLDPSAKISKWKGEAVENERSTTNDYYSEKYKSQEEKSQALCIPGNAYFSRMIKRDGPSACGTFSEHDSNLDPGDREDRTSSLLPLQDGEATTGKYATNLAESVLQDAFIRLSKSQPALPQESAVSVSVGSALLPSSSSTNDIVVPQSWNELPKIIIVQSPEGSDAGPETGISSWPETEVSSETSGVPSGENSSRHPQSALEVALACAATVIGTISSPQATERFKMEQEPLVSHHPLGGDEPVQTQASQVLKDPSISEYSFPSALCGMTQVASAVAVCGLGETGEAKCPVASGGFLSAVEAPAAIPQLCGLVTEKTMELGNEAIAETLLKEVALVLTRPNAYSSIGDLMESVNRRIVDVVSKPQTLCSENALGNELAQTLSNVILKHSIDEIHQKNKITNPNDDRDSSETLDSLMESVNRLLFNVTRFTFKKMSHLVQLGGCSPVLSKETIRWRETEPDFQPTDQAICPAWTKAAEYSSCHPLSNLHISSPVINGLIDAGHLKQDSKGPEQSGLSQIPTLQSELSCSTSMSAKTPPKEIYLKGSVVEDTKNPPPPPSDNENECRGPPEEEMAPTVGEYSSSSQDTEDSITADAQEKYNGALPLNNEVQVRPSLLGDDLLLPAQSTLPEKDPDIYCIADFAEELAETIVSMATEIAAICLDNSNGKQPWFCAWKRGNEFLVTPNISCRSLKRKKESQASGATVRKHKPPRLSEIKRKTDEHPELKEKLMNRVVDESMNLEDIPDSVSIFANEVAAKIMNLTEFSLVDGVWQAQGYPRSRLLGGDRWNRLKASSCESIPEEDSNTRAYVNSLGLMSTLSQPVSRASSVSKQSSCESITDEFSRFMVNQMENEGRGFELLLDYYAGKNASSILNSAVQQACRKNDHLSVKPGCPSKQSSTESITEEFYRYMLRDIEREGKDGASSRRGSQDWTTGLLSPSLRAPLYYRQSSVPDGRSPGAGLTVNVPIKANSLDGFSHHSQQDFLSVQPVGGASSSGLCKSDSCLYRRGGADHVTNMLIHETWANSIEALMRKNKIIVDDAGAADAEPASGGPSLQVEKCAGRLASGRVQSGPALLVQGSVDYPRKNSITESNPPPWSSPSKDAPLTSHSSLDFKKETPSCHDAVPLSHTRRSLCSRDVPLIQIETDQREECVGEAEHVVSECSPLEEKEECLKEEKVPDAGKGEDAALSACQNPSETLDARDVPEAEVSKEGRALDEFSSPPGSSGESMDSWSQLVNEEDNPDDTSSFLQLSERSMSNGNSSATSSLGIMDLDIYQESMPSSPMINELVEEKEILKGQSETIEARASGTPVGTAGRQGSLLVINFDLEPECPDAELRATLQWIAASELGIPTIYFKKSQENRIEKFLDVVRLVHQKSWKVGDIFHAVVQYCKIHEERRDGTPSLFDWLLELG
- the LOC122426679 gene encoding A-kinase anchor protein SPHKAP isoform X4 translates to MNNFRAQTALPQGETRERDCEAGREKFCRSHLSRAPAEAGKARKAPLATETRAALEEGRSWVDRLELWPSALASSEGTTGRRLFDGRGVQRFPAREERGSDRPAPRWSLPARLAARARPSRRSGNRVLAPQTSRPSSALSVLPLSTRPQTMDGSSPLSAPSSLESPLMYEVPETQQGSASASLESSLGGSITACKKILRSNSLLESTDYWLQNQRTPCQIGFVEDKSENCASVCFVNLDVNKDAYSTEQLQQKLVSVSPDLPKLISSMNVQQPKENEIVLLSGLTSGNLQADFEVSQCPWMSDVCLVQCARGNRPNSTNCIIFEINKFLIGLELVQERQLHLETNVLKVEDDTNCSLSSIEEDFLTASEHLEEESEVEEYRNGYENINVSTSILENKKPKEATKEEWNYSKEKLLNPLEDKYVSKYHTPLVKTEGSLGKVAEYTSLQSLDPSAKISKWKGEAVENERSTTNDYYSEKYKSQEEKSQALCIPGNAYFSRMIKRDGPSACGTFSEHDSNLDPGDREDRTSSLLPLQDGEATTGKYATNLAESVLQDAFIRLSKSQPALPQESAVSVSVGSALLPSSSSTNDIVVPQSWNELPKIIIVQSPEGSDAGPETGISSWPETEVSSETSGVPSGENSSRHPQSALEVALACAATVIGTISSPQATERFKMEQEPLVSHHPLGGDEPVQTQASQVLKDPSISEYSFPSALCGMTQVASAVAVCGLGETGEAKCPVASGGFLSAVEAPAAIPQLCGLVTEKTMELGNEAIAETLLKEVALVLTRPNAYSSIGDLMESVNRRIVDVVSKPQTLCSENALGNELAQTLSNVILKHSIDEIHQKNKITNPNDDRDSSETLDSLMESVNRLLFNVTRFTFKKMSHLVQLGGCSPVLSKETIRWRETEPDFQPTDQAICPAWTKAAEYSSCHPLSNLHISSPVINGLIDAGHLKQDSKGPEQSGLSQIPTLQSELSCSTSMSAKTPPKEIYLKGSVVEDTKNPPPPPSDNENECRGPPEEEMAPTVGEYSSSSQDTEDSITADAQEKYNGALPLNNEVQVRPSLLGDDLLLPAQSTLPEKDPDIYCIADFAEELAETIVSMATEIAAICLDNSNGKQPWFCAWKRGNEFLVTPNISCRSLKRKKESQASGATVRKHKPPRLSEIKRKTDEHPELKEKLMNRVVDESMNLEDIPDSVSIFANEVAAKIMNLTEFSLVDGVWQAQGYPRSRLLGGDRWNRLKASSCESIPEEDSNTRAYVNSLGLMSTLSQPVSRASSVSKQSSCESITDEFSRFMVNQMENEGRGFELLLDYYAGKNASSILNSAVQQACRKNDHLSVKPGCPSKQSSTESITEEFYRYMLRDIEREGKDGASSRRGSQDWTTGLLSPSLRAPLYYRQSSVPDGRSPGAGLTVNVPIKANSLDGFSHHSQQDFLSVQPVGGASSSGLCKSDSCLYRRGGADHVTNMLIHETWANSIEALMRKNKIIVDDAGAADAEPASGGPSLQVEKCAGRLASGRVQSGPALLVQGSVDYPRKNSITESNPPPWSSPSKDAPLTSHSSLDFKKETPSCHDAVPLSHTRRSLCSRDVPLIQIETDQREECVGEAEHVVSECSPLEEKEECLKEEKVPDAGKGEDAALSACQNPSETLDARDVPEAEVSKEGRALDEFSSPPGSSGESMDSWSQLVNEEDNPDDTSSFLQLSERSMSELVEEKEILKGQSETIEARASGTPVGTAGRQGSLLVINFDLEPECPDAELRATLQWIAASELGIPTIYFKKSQENRIEKFLDVVRLVHQKSWKVGDIFHAVVQYCKIHEERRDGTPSLFDWLLELG
- the LOC122426679 gene encoding A-kinase anchor protein SPHKAP isoform X7, with product MNVQQPKENEIVLLSGLTSGNLQADFEVSQCPWMSDVCLVQCARGNRPNSTNCIIFEINKFLIGLELVQERQLHLETNVLKVEDDTNCSLSSIEEDFLTASEHLEEESEVEEYRNGYENINVSTSILENKKPKEATKEEWNYSKEKLLNPLEDKYVSKYHTPLVKTEGSLGKVAEYTSLQSLDPSAKISKWKGEAVENERSTTNDYYSEKYKSQEEKSQALCIPGNAYFSRMIKRDGPSACGTFSEHDSNLDPGDREDRTSSLLPLQDGEATTGKYATNLAESVLQDAFIRLSKSQPALPQESAVSVSVGSALLPSSSSTNDIVVPQSWNELPKIIIVQSPEGSDAGPETGISSWPETEVSSETSGVPSGENSSRHPQSALEVALACAATVIGTISSPQATERFKMEQEPLVSHHPLGGDEPVQTQASQVLKDPSISEYSFPSALCGMTQVASAVAVCGLGETGEAKCPVASGGFLSAVEAPAAIPQLCGLVTEKTMELGNEAIAETLLKEVALVLTRPNAYSSIGDLMESVNRRIVDVVSKPQTLCSENALGNELAQTLSNVILKHSIDEIHQKNKITNPNDDRDSSETLDSLMESVNRLLFNVTRFTFKKMSHLVQLGGCSPVLSKETIRWRETEPDFQPTDQAICPAWTKAAEYSSCHPLSNLHISSPVINGLIDAGHLKQDSKGPEQSGLSQIPTLQSELSCSTSMSAKTPPKEIYLKGSVVEDTKNPPPPPSDNENECRGPPEEEMAPTVGEYSSSSQDTEDSITADAQEKYNGALPLNNEVQVRPSLLGDDLLLPAQSTLPEKDPDIYCIADFAEELAETIVSMATEIAAICLDNSNGKQPWFCAWKRGNEFLVTPNISCRSLKRKKESQASGATVRKHKPPRLSEIKRKTDEHPELKEKLMNRVVDESMNLEDIPDSVSIFANEVAAKIMNLTEFSLVDGVWQAQGYPRSRLLGGDRWNRLKASSCESIPEEDSNTRAYVNSLGLMSTLSQPVSRASSVSKQSSCESITDEFSRFMVNQMENEGRGFELLLDYYAGKNASSILNSAVQQACRKNDHLSVKPGCPSKQSSTESITEEFYRYMLRDIEREGKDGASSRRGSQDWTTGLLSPSLRAPLYYRQSSVPDGRSPGAGLTVNVPIKANSLDGFSHHSQQDFLSVQPVGGASSSGLCKSDSCLYRRGGADHVTNMLIHETWANSIEALMRKNKIIVDDAGAADAEPASGGPSLQVEKCAGRLASGRVQSGPALLVQGSVDYPRKNSITESNPPPWSSPSKDAPLTSHSSLDFKKETPSCHDAVPLSHTRRSLCSRDVPLIQIETDQREECVGEAEHVVSECSPLEEKEECLKEEKVPDAGKGEDAALSACQNPSETLDARDVPEAEVSKEGRALDEFSSPPGSSGESMDSWSQLVNEEDNPDDTSSFLQLSERSMSNGNSSATSSLGIMDLDIYQESMPSSPMINELVEEKEILKGQSETIEARASGTPVGTAGRQGSLLVINFDLEPECPDAELRATLQWIAASELGIPTIYFKKSQENRIEKFLDVVRLVHQKSWKVGDIFHAVVQYCKIHEERRDGTPSLFDWLLELG